In the Ptychodera flava strain L36383 chromosome 23 unlocalized genomic scaffold, AS_Pfla_20210202 Scaffold_23__1_contigs__length_28996876_pilon, whole genome shotgun sequence genome, ccaaatacgataaaaacacctcaaaacggaagtttgaaccaggtcaaaaggttcttgttctacttccaattcctggaaaccactccatgctcgttactttgggccatatctaattgataagaaattaagtgatttaaatacatcataataacacctgacaggcgaaaacaaaaacagctatgtcacataaatatgcttaagccatatttggatagggataatcctactataactcagcctgtcagtaccgtcagttctggccattatgaagatagtgatactgaaactgacttgagtgaaaatactctaaactcaaagctgggctcggtcaagcttcagaactcagaaatcctggagaagctggagtctacaaagttggcacacctccagccagaacaacaacaacaggtgaaagaactgctccacgaatataaacacctgtttcaagatgttccaacgaggacaaacgtcatctatcacgacgttgatgttggggacagtaagcctgtaaaacaacatccatacagactgaatccaacaaaagcaaaatatctccaggaagaagtcaaatacctgctggacaatgactttatgaacccagtaaaagtaactggagttcgccgtgcatacttgttcccaaatcagatcacagttatcgtatgtgcacggactttaggaaggtcaacactttaacaaagacagacactttcccaatcccgaggattgatgactgcatcgaccgagtgggaaaagccaagtatgtgacgaaatttgacctactgaagggattttggcaagtccctctgacggatcgtgctcgtgaaatatccgcctttgttacaccagacggattgttccagtacaaggtgatgccattcggaatgaagaactctccggcaacgttccaacggatgatcaacgacgtcatatccgggctagacggatgtgcagcttacgttgacgacgtcgtcctgtatagtgacacctgggaggaacacatcaagctcatgcggaagttctttgagagactgagcaaagcaatgttgactgtcaaccttgcaaatctgagtttggttgggctagggtaacttacctcggacatactgtaggacagggtgaggtaaaacctgttgatgccaaaatcagtgccatttcaagttttcccataccaaactgcaaacgacaactgatgcgctttctcggtatggctggttactacagaaaattctgtccaaattctccacaattactgagcctttgactaacttacttaaaaagaaagtaaagtttgtttggtcagagcaatgccacaggcatttgatacacttaaagccatactgcaaagtgctcccgtgttgtctgcaccagatttcactttgccattcaaattagctgtggatgctagtgatacggctgctggtgctgtttattgcaagaggatagtcatggggtagatcatcctgtttgctatttttcacgcaaatttaacaaatcccagagaaactactctacaattgaaaaagagtgtttatctttgatattagctttacagcattttgaagtttatgttacttcttcaaatcagccaatagtggtttatattgatcacaaccctcttgtttttctgcagaaatttaaaggcaaaaatcagagattgctaagatggagtttaatgttacaggagtttaatcttgacattagacatatcaaaggcagagacaatttaattgcagactgtctctctcgtatttagaaattattgttgttcactttcaagaaattttattgttgttcactttcaagaaattttactttagagtaaaacaaaatttgagtacttaaatccttttcaagattacatttgtaaaagaaagatttttctttgaaaaattttctttttttgaagagggggtgtgttatgtaggtcatttcccccacactcatcatgacctgagttcaattagtctagaacattcccaaggtcactgcccttgatgacctcacaaccttgaattcaattagtcatgtttggaatgttctggaaagttgattagttgtgtaagggagataattttagaacagtaattagcatgtcaataaaagttctagattgttcttacatgcctttataaaagggacgtgcacagcttccagtcagactttgggatcgtgtctcttgtgtgttactaaactccagcagtagtcattctcagacttttcaagaccttcactgtcaacgctggatttatactgtggtctttgtgcagcttcaagcctgcaagccaaaggactgttcattcatccgactgactgttacaactctgagactggagctttgccgtcccagctgagataagtagtctgtacacttttaaagcttgtactctgtccctaacttagcaattagttttgttttcgtaataaattttgtttaacggaaactgctgagttcacccttttgttcgttttctctgcacgtaacactatCTCTTTACATAGAGCGTTTTGTCCTCCAACCCCTCATACTGGCAAACGTCTACCTACACTCAGAATAGAAATCGCGATTCTATAAGGTTTGTGAAGGTTAATGTCAATCACTTAATGTTATCCATTGCGAGTCTCCAGGTGCTTCTGAAGTTTATAACGTTGGCAGTGAGGGGCCATACGTTAATAACCCTCTTTTTTGTCGCTTTGACACTTTGTAATTCTTCTTGCCGTTTTCTCGTGTTGATCAGAGTCAAATTCTCAAATGAGCAATGCTTATAAATACAATTAAAATATGACGGGCAAACATTGTCTCGAACGAAGGCTCTCTTATTGTTCTAGGGCAACTCAAAGTTGACGTAGATTGGAAGGCGATTTAATGTTTTGCAATTTAATTTACTATTTTGACCCGTCTGACACCAGCATAACAAACGTCTATTTGAATAAAGTCTGGAGAGAAGGGAACTAGTGACAGcaactcaaaaatataaatgttgTTTTCCTTTTGTGATTTGTGTATGGAAGGCATTTCTTGGAAATTAAAAGGTACTTAAATGTGATATGACATGGTTTGTCATATTGAAGCCGTTCTTTTTTACTCAAATGTAGAAATTGACTAGGCTTTGACCAAAGCACATGATACTAGGAATTGAAATTGTATTTGCGTCAACCCAATATTTTGATTGACAATATCATCGTCTCCTGAAGCAATtgacattgaatgaaaatatactGAGGAAGACATCATTTTCGAGGAGGTAAAAGGAGAAATTTAAACAACAGAGATTTAAAGTCCCTAATTTAAATAATTTCCGCGAAATTCGATCGAACAATTCAGCCTTGTCACAGTAAATAAAGGCATTTAAACCAAATCATATTGATTTTGGAATCGTGTAATAAACATATTATTGATGATACAAATTCCAAGTTGTCATTTCAACAAGATTTAGTTGTTTTCCTGCTTTCTATCAGTTGGAATGTAATCGCAAGTATACAAATCAATCTTCAAACGACCGTCAACACCATGAAAGATACAGAACACAAGTAAATCATACAATAAAAAAATCCCTTTCAAGAACAGAGTGTCATCGAGTCAAACGTGTCTAGTACTGGTCGTTCGGCAACAGAGCgcttataaatattaaaaagtgAAGGCACCACCTTGACCTGACAAAGTTCATTGTGTTTGGCCTTTTCTTTATAGTTTAACAGGGGTGTCTTGACATACAAACAATGAACATAGCCTTGCGGAATTTTGTTCAGGACAGTACACTGATGTGAATTGTCGGCTGATCCAACTCTGTTAACTGGCAGGCCAGTATAGttgtgtattcattgcttcggtAAAGTCTAATGAACTCTACAGGATGTCCAGGTATTGAATTCATAAAACCCGCTGACTTATTGAAACACTAGGGATGGGGATTAGCCGAGTTGTGATGTCTATTATGTCTTCGCTATATCACTATTTACCATACGCTGTGAGTTGGAATATCATAGAGAAAGTAGTGAATTTACATAGTATTCCCCCTTTATGTGTAAGGACAGCTTAGAATGCGACTTGATATGCCGTGCAAGTTTGAAGTGCCTGTTTCCAATTTAATTCAAACTATTTTTTAGCtttcaatttattcatttatcagtACGTTAAACCGCCGTAAGGTTTTGTCATACCTGCGATAGGGCGGAACCTGTCCACGCGGGAACTTATGTAAGGAACAAATGTGGTTGATCTTTCAATCAAGGCACAATTTGGCTTTCTGTCAATCATTGACATACTTATTTATCTCCGGATAACGATTACATACTCGTGCCTTTATATTCATAAGACACTCCATTGCACCATACAATTCAAATTTAGGGACACAATAGCATTTTGAGGtcagctgaccaaattgtcggaaccgCTTTCGCGGCCACGAATTGAGACTAATAGAATCCCACATCCCAATGGGCtgagatggaatgtctcacacgagttggggaattctgtctcacactcgccttcggctcgtgtgagacagaattccccaacgagtgtgagacattccatctcagcccattggggtgtgggattattttCCTCACGTTCCTCCAATATCTTAGagaattgcattttattgtggtagATTTATACTATCAAAAACCAGCGCTCGATTGCCcatgtttcatttgtatcattccgcaCAGAAAAATTAAGTTCCTTTCATTGACGCAcatatcaaacacgttaacaGGTATATTACCGAAATGGCAATTTTATTAACATAGGTTTTACATATCGTGACAGGTCGTTAGTGAATACATAACAGCAACCGTATTAAGAccaacatattttcaaatacgTATAGGCGTACTTCTATTTTTGATTAATTGAGAATGTCTTGCAGAGTCATTTTTAtacaataaaactttcaacgtCAACACTAATGTCATCAAATAAACTGGCCATTGTTTGTGTTGCCATAAATAATATTGCTAAAGTCATGAACAGTTTCGTTTACTGCCTTGTGAAGCACTGTGCACGGCGACATTTATAattcaatattgttttcctGACTGCCAGCAGAGTATGAATATATCACCCTTGGTCGTTTCTTGCCGGATGGCCCAGTTTGACTTTGGATATTCACATTCACATTAAAAGTTCCACCTGTCACCTGGCAATTTTCGAAGATTGCAGATTGACCCAGAACATGCGATGCTTTCAGTCGCTGCGTCTGCCTTCCTTCATGTAGTTGAAGTTTCATATAATTTGACGATGGACCTGCCACAGCAGTCGGAGCGTATTTTTGAGTGACGTCAGCTTTTGTTGTCTCGGTCAGAATGTGCGACATGGCATATTGTTGTGTATCAGATAGTTTGCAATAATTATTTACAGACTGGATATTCTTATGTGCACTCTTTTGCATTGTATGCGTCGTTGGTACCAtattatcatttaatttttgcaaCAAAATACTTTCTTCACTGGTATTGGTAAATTTCTTACCGAGTTCAGATAGGCCGCTTTCTGTCGACATGTTCTTCATGATATTTGCAATGGTATTCGGACCCATAGGCTGTCGTTTAAACCATGTCTTTTCGGATGGTTTGGGGTTACTCTGCTTGATCCCTAAATAAAAGGGGTTGTCCAGACCGTTGGAATCTGCTGGTCTAAGTGATCTGTATAATTTATACAAATTACCGGACATCGCTCCGGATCTGACGGAAACGCGTACATCTGCGGATTTACGGGACGTACGTCGGTGACATTCTCACCGGTTCTAGTTTTAGTTTGGTGCTCCCCTGTCATTTCCAGATATTCACGGTCATGACTGTCACGTTTCAGCTGGACATCACCCCAGCAGAGGGACCTGTGTTCTTTTATGGCTCTCATGCCAAAATGTAACATATTATTCAACCACAGAGTGTTGATAATCGATTGTGGGCTGTGACCGCCGAGTTGTTTCGTCGCATACAAGTGATCGACGTTGTCGTCAGTCAGTGTCCCTGCTTTGTTTGGGAGGTTGCCTTTACCCTGTTTACGCAGAGCTTTCTGCTTGGCCTTTAGTTGTTCTCGCGCCGTGAAAAATTCAGGCCCAGTGGTTAGTGACACGTCGTACTTCTTCCAGCGAAGATGTCTCTCAAGGCTGCTGAACATACCTCGTAAGTACGACGGCTCATACTCAGACCCGTCTTCCTTTCGTACGACACACAGAAACTTGCCGACAAGCGGGTCCAGTTCAGTTGGTGCTATATCACACACGTCCCTGCGTTCACCATTTTCCGCCAGATACTCTTTGAATAGAGCAATGTGACCATTAGTTTTGCGAACggtttctttgttttgttggtcagccacaaaattatCCAGGTCAACGGAGGACAATGTTGCGAAACGGCTCTGACGTCCATCTGTTGATGGCATTGCGTCACtgctgtcgtctgccacagCCTCGGGTACAGATGGTTCATTCATGACAATATCGAAGTCTTTCGCTAACTGTATCGTTGGTAAATTTGTTGCCGACGCTGACCAtactcaaaatgtgaaaaattcagAACAATCTGTTCACTCTGCTGTACAGTCGTCTGTCTGCTATAGTTCCGGTTGTACATTACGCGATGTTCTATTCGTCAATACACACAGAGAACTACGCGccgaaagaaattgaccaatcaATATACGTTTAACATACGA is a window encoding:
- the LOC139123765 gene encoding uncharacterized protein KIAA1958 homolog; translation: MNEPSVPEAVADDSSDAMPSTDGRQSRFATLSSVDLDNFVADQQNKETVRKTNGHIALFKEYLAENGERRDVCDIAPTELDPLVGKFLCVVRKEDGSEYEPSYLRGMFSSLERHLRWKKYDVSLTTGPEFFTAREQLKAKQKALRKQGKGNLPNKAGTLTDDNVDHLYATKQLGGHSPQSIINTLWLNNMLHFGMRAIKEHRSLCWGDVQLKRDSHDREYLEMTGEHQTKTRTGENVTDVRPVNPQMYAFPSDPERCPVICINYTDHLDQQIPTVWTTPFI